The Elephas maximus indicus isolate mEleMax1 chromosome 19, mEleMax1 primary haplotype, whole genome shotgun sequence genome contains a region encoding:
- the SKA2 gene encoding spindle and kinetochore-associated protein 2 isoform X1 translates to MEAEVDKLELMFQKADSDLDCILYRLEYEIKNNHPDSAGTKNPVTLLKELSAIKSRYQTLHTRFKPIAVEQKKTKDHICVTLNKTMTMIQELRKLIELELLPLTEEEETAEKQLKAHMPDL, encoded by the exons TTCCAGAAAGCTGATTCTGATCTGGATTGCATTCTGTATAGGCTGGAATATGAAATCAAGAACAATCATCCGGATTCAGCTGGCACG AAAAATCCAGTTACACTCTTGAAGGAACTGTCAGCAATAAAGTCTCGATATCAGACTTTGCATACACGCtttaaaccaattgctgttgaacAGAAAAAGACTAAGGACCACATTTGTGTTACTTTGAATAAGACTATGACCATGATACAAGAACTACGAAAGCTAATTGAGCTGGAG TTGTTACCACTGACTGAAGAAGAGGAAACTGCAGAAAAGCAATTAAAAGCTCACATGCCAGACTTATGA
- the SKA2 gene encoding spindle and kinetochore-associated protein 2 isoform X3, whose protein sequence is MEAEVDKLELMFQKADSDLDCILYRLEYEIKNNHPDSAGTKNPVTLLKELSAIKSRYQTLHTRFKPIAVEQKKTKDHICVTLNKTMTMIQELRKLIELEVNRDRLLYLGWALAGF, encoded by the exons TTCCAGAAAGCTGATTCTGATCTGGATTGCATTCTGTATAGGCTGGAATATGAAATCAAGAACAATCATCCGGATTCAGCTGGCACG AAAAATCCAGTTACACTCTTGAAGGAACTGTCAGCAATAAAGTCTCGATATCAGACTTTGCATACACGCtttaaaccaattgctgttgaacAGAAAAAGACTAAGGACCACATTTGTGTTACTTTGAATAAGACTATGACCATGATACAAGAACTACGAAAGCTAATTGAGCTGGAG gtgaatagagaccgattgttgtaccttggatgggcTCTTGCAGGCTTTTAA
- the SKA2 gene encoding spindle and kinetochore-associated protein 2 isoform X2, with product MSLLGQFQKADSDLDCILYRLEYEIKNNHPDSAGTKNPVTLLKELSAIKSRYQTLHTRFKPIAVEQKKTKDHICVTLNKTMTMIQELRKLIELELLPLTEEEETAEKQLKAHMPDL from the exons ATGTCACTCTTAGGGCAG TTCCAGAAAGCTGATTCTGATCTGGATTGCATTCTGTATAGGCTGGAATATGAAATCAAGAACAATCATCCGGATTCAGCTGGCACG AAAAATCCAGTTACACTCTTGAAGGAACTGTCAGCAATAAAGTCTCGATATCAGACTTTGCATACACGCtttaaaccaattgctgttgaacAGAAAAAGACTAAGGACCACATTTGTGTTACTTTGAATAAGACTATGACCATGATACAAGAACTACGAAAGCTAATTGAGCTGGAG TTGTTACCACTGACTGAAGAAGAGGAAACTGCAGAAAAGCAATTAAAAGCTCACATGCCAGACTTATGA